One stretch of Halobaculum marinum DNA includes these proteins:
- a CDS encoding DUF7471 family protein, whose amino-acid sequence MNSVLHIAPGAHGVAYALVVALGGLAGAALLGLGIAAFLRRRSRSYLLVALALGTLAARAGLAGATAFGLVGAETHHFGEHLLDVVMAGLVVAAVYYARSVRTEASS is encoded by the coding sequence ATGAACTCGGTGCTCCACATCGCACCGGGCGCCCACGGCGTCGCGTACGCGCTCGTGGTCGCGCTCGGTGGACTCGCCGGTGCCGCCCTGCTGGGACTCGGCATCGCGGCGTTCCTCCGTCGGCGCTCGCGCTCGTACCTGCTCGTCGCGCTCGCGCTCGGCACGCTCGCCGCGCGGGCGGGACTCGCGGGGGCGACGGCGTTCGGACTCGTGGGCGCCGAGACGCACCACTTCGGTGAGCACCTCCTCGACGTGGTGATGGCCGGTCTCGTCGTCGCGGCGGTCTACTACGCCCGGTCCGTCCGAACGGAGGCGTCCTCGTGA
- the gatA gene encoding Asp-tRNA(Asn)/Glu-tRNA(Gln) amidotransferase subunit GatA: protein MSADDAADDLNVFLARETVEGADDGPLAGKTLAVKDNISTEGVATTCGSAMLEGYVPPYDATVVERVREAGATIVGKTNMDEFGMGGTTETSAYGPTKNPVDPERVPGGSSGGSAAAVAAGEADLALGSDTGGSVRNPAAFCGVVGIKPTYGLVSRYGLVAYANSLEQIGPLANTVEDAAALLDVIAGPDEHDATTRYDAAEDGPAVHPADETDYAATADGDVDGMTVGVPTELVEGADDAVVKVFEDALAELEAKGVETVEVSLPSVEHAVQAYYVIAMSEASSNLARFDGVRYGIGGGEGNWNESFARSREEGFGDEVKRRVLLGTYALSAGYHDKYYKKAQDARAWVKQDFDEALAEADVLATPTMPVVPPKRGESLDDPLALYLMDANTVPVNLANLPAISVPAGEADGLPVGMQFVGPAFGEEAVIRAGSAVEE, encoded by the coding sequence ATGAGCGCCGACGACGCCGCGGACGACCTCAACGTCTTCCTCGCACGGGAGACCGTGGAGGGCGCCGACGACGGCCCCCTCGCGGGGAAGACGCTCGCCGTGAAGGACAACATCTCGACCGAAGGGGTCGCGACGACGTGCGGGTCGGCCATGCTGGAGGGGTACGTCCCGCCGTACGACGCGACCGTCGTCGAGCGCGTCCGCGAGGCGGGCGCCACCATCGTCGGCAAGACGAACATGGACGAGTTCGGGATGGGCGGCACCACGGAGACGTCCGCCTACGGCCCGACGAAGAACCCCGTCGACCCCGAACGCGTCCCGGGCGGTTCCTCGGGCGGGTCGGCGGCGGCGGTCGCCGCAGGCGAGGCCGACCTCGCGCTCGGCTCCGACACCGGTGGCTCGGTGCGCAACCCCGCCGCCTTCTGCGGCGTCGTCGGCATCAAGCCGACGTACGGGCTCGTCTCCCGCTACGGTCTCGTCGCGTACGCCAACTCGCTCGAACAGATCGGACCGCTGGCGAACACCGTCGAGGACGCCGCCGCGCTCTTGGACGTCATCGCGGGCCCCGACGAGCACGACGCGACGACGCGATACGACGCCGCCGAGGACGGCCCCGCCGTCCACCCGGCCGACGAGACCGACTACGCCGCGACCGCCGACGGCGACGTCGACGGCATGACCGTCGGCGTCCCCACCGAACTGGTCGAAGGCGCCGACGACGCCGTCGTCAAGGTGTTCGAAGACGCGCTGGCCGAGTTGGAGGCGAAGGGCGTCGAGACCGTCGAGGTGTCGCTCCCGTCCGTCGAGCACGCCGTCCAGGCGTACTACGTCATCGCGATGTCGGAGGCCTCCTCCAACCTCGCGCGTTTCGACGGCGTCCGCTACGGTATCGGCGGCGGCGAGGGCAACTGGAACGAGTCGTTCGCTCGCTCCCGCGAGGAGGGCTTCGGCGACGAGGTGAAGCGCCGCGTCCTGCTGGGCACGTACGCCCTCTCTGCGGGCTACCACGACAAGTACTACAAGAAGGCGCAGGACGCCCGCGCGTGGGTGAAGCAGGACTTCGACGAGGCGCTCGCGGAGGCGGACGTGCTCGCGACGCCGACGATGCCCGTCGTGCCCCCGAAACGCGGCGAGAGCCTCGACGACCCGCTCGCACTGTACCTGATGGACGCCAACACCGTCCCGGTGAACCTTGCGAACCTCCCGGCCATCTCGGTCCCCGCCGGCGAGGCCGACGGCCTCCCGGTCGGGATGCAGTTCGTCGGCCCCGCCTTCGGCGAGGAGGCGGTCATCCGCGCCGGCAGCGCCGTCGAGGAGTAG
- a CDS encoding NUDIX hydrolase, whose product METTRHFTATVYLVNDGATALHLHERLGIRIPPGGHVDRDELPHQAALREAREETGLDPTLVDDTEQVDAPAGETLPAPRHTMLYDINVHDDGTVGHQHIDSIYFASVDSRDVDPAGDDEVGAERWDWYTPADLRESDVDRDTTRIGIEAIETVADAED is encoded by the coding sequence ATGGAGACGACACGCCACTTCACCGCGACCGTCTACCTCGTCAACGACGGCGCGACGGCCCTCCACCTCCACGAGCGGTTGGGGATCCGCATCCCGCCGGGCGGCCACGTCGACCGGGACGAACTCCCCCACCAGGCGGCCCTCCGGGAGGCGCGTGAGGAGACTGGACTCGACCCGACGCTCGTCGACGACACCGAACAGGTCGACGCGCCGGCGGGCGAGACGCTCCCCGCCCCTCGGCACACGATGCTGTACGACATTAACGTCCACGACGACGGCACCGTGGGGCACCAGCACATCGACTCCATCTACTTCGCGAGCGTCGACTCGCGCGACGTCGACCCCGCCGGCGACGACGAGGTCGGCGCCGAGCGGTGGGACTGGTACACGCCCGCCGACCTCCGCGAGAGTGACGTGGACCGCGACACGACGCGCATCGGCATCGAGGCTATCGAGACCGTCGCCGACGCCGAGGACTGA
- a CDS encoding TrkH family potassium uptake protein — translation MNLRVEYRASLSLVGTVVRYLSVPLSAPLLVALYYGESVAPFVVTIALALGVGTALERLDPEPDMGAREGFLMVALTWLAVGFVGAVPYLVEAHGVPGLVAAPHPQSTLANPVNALFEAMSGFTTTGATVLGDISFQTHGRGIMLWRQLTQWLGGMGIVVLAVAILPELSVGGAQLMDAEAPGPGIEKLTPRIAETARVLWGVYAGITALEIVLLYGMHVVGPVVGLPELAPNMTLYNAVAHGLTTMPTGGFSPEARSIEAFSAAVQWVIVPFMIAAGVNFALFWGVLTGSPERMVRDVEFRAYFGVLGVLTAVLTGLLFGGAFVTAVPEGGSTFDAAYLAMVSGDITGSLEPALRHAVFQSVALVTTTGYASIDFNTWAPAAQYVLLFAMFLGGSAGSTGGGIKIIRWVVIVKSLRRELFTTAHPDAVRPVRLNGRALDERGVRGIFAFTLLYIVLFFLSALLLFLDSLRGETVFTVLEVMSAAATTLGNVGPAFGIAGPMGSYLPFSNASRLYMIFLMWIGRLEIIPVLVCFTPEYWRR, via the coding sequence GTGAACCTCCGTGTCGAGTACCGGGCGAGCCTGAGTCTCGTCGGCACCGTCGTGCGGTACCTCTCGGTGCCGCTGTCGGCGCCGCTGCTCGTCGCGCTGTACTACGGCGAGTCCGTCGCCCCCTTCGTCGTCACCATCGCCCTCGCGCTGGGTGTCGGCACCGCTCTCGAACGCCTCGACCCCGAACCCGACATGGGCGCTCGCGAGGGGTTCCTGATGGTCGCGCTCACGTGGCTGGCCGTCGGATTCGTCGGCGCGGTGCCGTACCTCGTCGAGGCGCACGGCGTGCCCGGGCTCGTCGCCGCGCCGCACCCGCAGTCGACGCTCGCGAACCCGGTGAACGCGCTGTTCGAGGCCATGTCCGGCTTCACGACGACCGGCGCGACTGTCCTCGGCGACATCTCCTTCCAGACGCACGGACGAGGGATCATGCTGTGGCGCCAACTCACCCAGTGGCTCGGCGGCATGGGTATCGTCGTCCTCGCGGTCGCCATCCTCCCCGAACTCTCCGTCGGGGGTGCGCAGTTGATGGACGCCGAGGCGCCGGGCCCCGGCATCGAGAAGCTCACCCCGCGCATCGCCGAGACCGCCCGCGTGCTGTGGGGCGTGTACGCCGGCATCACCGCACTGGAGATTGTCTTGCTGTACGGGATGCACGTGGTCGGCCCGGTCGTCGGGCTGCCCGAACTCGCGCCCAACATGACGCTGTACAACGCGGTCGCACACGGCCTGACGACGATGCCGACGGGCGGGTTCTCGCCGGAAGCGCGCTCCATCGAGGCGTTCTCGGCCGCCGTTCAGTGGGTGATCGTCCCCTTCATGATCGCCGCCGGTGTCAACTTCGCGCTGTTCTGGGGCGTGCTGACGGGCAGTCCCGAACGGATGGTCCGCGACGTGGAGTTCCGCGCGTACTTCGGCGTCCTCGGCGTGTTGACCGCCGTCCTCACGGGGCTCCTGTTCGGTGGTGCCTTCGTCACGGCCGTCCCTGAAGGTGGGTCGACGTTCGACGCCGCCTACCTCGCGATGGTGTCCGGCGACATCACGGGGTCGCTGGAGCCGGCGCTTCGCCACGCGGTGTTCCAGTCGGTCGCGCTCGTGACGACGACCGGGTACGCGAGCATCGACTTCAACACGTGGGCGCCCGCCGCCCAGTACGTCCTCCTGTTCGCGATGTTCCTCGGCGGCTCCGCCGGGTCGACGGGTGGGGGGATCAAGATCATCCGCTGGGTGGTGATCGTGAAGTCGCTGCGCCGTGAGCTGTTCACGACCGCCCACCCCGACGCGGTCCGCCCGGTGCGACTCAACGGGCGGGCGCTCGACGAGCGCGGCGTCCGCGGCATCTTCGCGTTCACGCTGCTGTACATCGTCTTGTTCTTCCTGTCGGCGCTCCTGCTGTTCCTCGACAGCCTCCGGGGAGAGACGGTGTTCACCGTCCTCGAAGTAATGAGCGCCGCCGCGACGACGCTCGGGAACGTCGGGCCGGCGTTCGGCATCGCGGGGCCGATGGGGAGCTACCTGCCATTCTCGAACGCCAGCCGGCTGTACATGATCTTCCTGATGTGGATCGGCCGGCTTGAGATCATCCCAGTGCTGGTCTGCTTCACGCCGGAGTACTGGCGGCGCTGA
- the gatC gene encoding Asp-tRNA(Asn)/Glu-tRNA(Gln) amidotransferase subunit GatC, translating to MTTTDEGDDADVGGVDPDEVRHVADLARVDLDDEEAATFAEQFADVLDYFAALDEVPEVADEPDLVNVMRADEVRDGLTQEEALANAPESEAGFFKGPKVS from the coding sequence ATGACCACGACCGACGAGGGCGACGACGCCGACGTGGGCGGCGTCGACCCCGACGAGGTCCGCCACGTCGCCGACCTCGCGCGGGTGGACCTCGACGACGAGGAGGCGGCGACGTTCGCCGAGCAGTTCGCCGACGTGCTCGACTACTTCGCGGCGCTGGACGAGGTGCCCGAGGTCGCCGACGAGCCGGACCTGGTGAACGTGATGCGCGCCGACGAGGTCCGCGACGGTCTCACGCAGGAGGAGGCGCTCGCAAACGCACCCGAGTCTGAGGCGGGCTTCTTCAAGGGGCCGAAGGTCTCATGA
- a CDS encoding transcription initiation factor IIB: MSENVRSYTDDRSRTETVGEDEAASETEGEQLECPECGGSLVNDSERGETVCRDCGLVVDEDEIDHGPEWRAFDASEKDQKSRVGAPTTNMMHDKGLSTNIGWQDKDAYGNSLSSRQREKMQRLRTWNERFRTRDSKERNLKQALGEIDRMASALGLPDNVRETASVIYRRALDDDLLPGRSIEGVATASLYAAARQAGTPRSLDEIANVSRVEKDEIARTYRYVVRELKLEIQPADPESYVPRFASDLDLSDESERRARQLLQTAKQEGVHSGKSPVGLAAAAVYAASLLTNEKVTQSEVSDVANISEVTIRNRYHELLEAEEQVHLG; the protein is encoded by the coding sequence ATGAGCGAGAACGTCCGAAGTTACACGGACGACCGGTCGCGAACCGAAACCGTCGGCGAGGACGAAGCGGCGTCCGAGACCGAGGGAGAACAACTCGAGTGCCCCGAGTGTGGCGGCAGTCTCGTCAACGACTCCGAGCGTGGCGAGACGGTCTGTCGCGACTGCGGCCTCGTCGTCGACGAAGACGAAATCGACCACGGTCCCGAGTGGCGCGCGTTCGACGCCAGCGAGAAGGACCAGAAGTCCCGGGTCGGCGCCCCCACGACGAACATGATGCACGACAAGGGGCTGTCGACCAACATCGGCTGGCAGGACAAAGACGCCTACGGCAACTCCCTGTCCTCGCGCCAGCGCGAGAAGATGCAGCGACTGCGCACGTGGAACGAGCGGTTCCGCACGCGCGACTCCAAAGAGCGCAACCTGAAGCAGGCGCTCGGTGAGATCGACCGGATGGCCTCCGCGCTCGGCCTCCCGGACAACGTCCGCGAGACGGCGTCGGTCATCTATCGTCGCGCACTCGACGACGACCTGCTGCCGGGGCGCTCCATCGAGGGCGTCGCCACCGCGAGCCTGTACGCCGCCGCCCGGCAGGCGGGGACGCCGCGGAGTCTCGACGAGATCGCGAACGTCTCGCGCGTCGAGAAAGACGAGATCGCTCGGACGTACCGCTACGTCGTCCGCGAACTGAAACTGGAGATCCAGCCGGCGGACCCCGAGAGCTACGTGCCGCGGTTCGCGTCCGACCTCGACCTCTCCGACGAGTCCGAGCGTCGCGCTCGACAGCTCCTCCAGACGGCCAAGCAGGAGGGCGTCCACTCCGGGAAGTCGCCCGTCGGTCTCGCCGCCGCCGCGGTGTACGCGGCGTCGCTGCTCACCAACGAGAAGGTGACACAGAGCGAGGTGAGCGACGTGGCGAACATCTCGGAGGTCACCATCCGCAACCGCTACCACGAACTGCTCGAAGCCGAAGAGCAGGTCCACCTCGGCTGA